The Natronosporangium hydrolyticum nucleotide sequence ATGGATTGAATCGATTCACTCTCGCCTTGATCGTCGACCATCTCGCACTGAGTCTGCTGTGGCTGGTCAGCTGCCTCGGCATCATTACCGCACCCGCCGGCACCCTGGCGCTCAGCCAGGTGGCGGCGCAACGCGCGGCCGGCGCCGACCCGGGCACCGGCGGCGCCTTCCTCGCCGCGTTCCGCCGACACTTCGTCGGCAGCCTGGCCCTCGGCATCGGCTGGGCGGCGCTCGGCTGCCTACTGGTGCTCGACGTGTTCATCGCCGTCCAGATCGGCCCACCGACCGGCGACATCCTGCTCGTGGCGCTGCTCGCGCTGCTGCTCGGCTATGCCCTGATCACTGCCGCCCTGCCGGCGGCCGCCATCACCTTCGATACCACACCGCTGCGGCTGGTCCGACTCACAACCCTCACTGTCCTACTCGCTCCGGGTCGGGCGATACTCGGGCTGGGGACGCTCGCCGCCGCCATCGGGGTGGTCTGGCTGATACCACTGAGCCTGGTGATCGTCCCCAGCGTTACCGCTGCGCTGCTCCACCGCCTCTACCGAGGCGCGCTCAACCGGTTCCCGGCCGGCACACGCAGGCCGGAAACCGCCCCAACCCGGGCGACTGCATTAGCAACCCCAGCAACCGCGGTTCGCCCGTGAACCCCCACGACACTCATCAAAGGAGACCCCCCACAATGCGCAGAATCAGCCGACGCCGGCTTCTCGGCGGTGCAGTACTCCTCGGGGCCGGCGCCACCGGCCTCACCAGCCTCACCGCCTGCGGCAACGGCGGCGGCTCCGGCTCCGGTTCCGGCAGCAACCTTCGCTTCGCCTGGTGGGGTAACCCGGACCGGGACCGGCGTACCCAGGCCGCGGTCGACCAGTTCGTCGCCCGCGCCGACCGTGGTGTCGACACCGAGCCGAGCAACTGGGACGACTACTGGAGCCGGCTGGCCACCCAGATCTCCGGCGGCAACCCGCCCGACCTGATGCAGATGGATTACCAGTACATCGCCGAGTACGCCGGCCGGGGCGCCCTGTTGGAGCTCGACGACTACGTGCCCGACCCGCTCGACCTCTCCGCGGTGCCGGAGGAGGCGGTCGAGAATGGCCGGATCGGCGGCACCCTCTACGGCATCACCATGGGCTACAACACCTTCGCGATGATGAAGAACCTGCAGGTGATCCGGGACGCCGGGGTCGACGAGCCGGATCACACCCTCACCTGGAGCGAGTTCGCGGAGCTGTGCCGGGAGATCGGCAATAACACCCCCAGCGGCGTGTTCGGCACCCAGAACGCCATGGGGTCGAAGGAGACCCTGGAGTGCTGGCTGCACCAGCGCGGCAAGGCGTTGTTCACCGCCGACGGCCAGCTGGGCTACGACCCGGCGGACCTGGAGGAGTGGTTCGAGTTCTGGCAGGAGCTGGCGGAGACCGGGGGCGCGGTGGATATGGAGACCACCTCCGAGGCGCTGCCGGACCTCTCGGACTGGGAGGTGCCGTCGGGCCGGGGCGCGTTCAACTTCCACTGGTCCAACATCTACCCGGCCTTTGTCGACGTGAGCGCCGACGAGATCGGGATCGGGATGTACCCGCAGGGCGACGGCGCCGGAGCGCAGCCGGGGCAGTATTACAAGGCGTCGATGCTGCTGTCGATCCCCAGCGCGGCCGACGACCCGGACGCCGCCGCCGAGCTGTTGCAGGCGCTGGTGCTGGACGCCGAGATCGCCGCGGAGCTGGGCTTCGAACGGGGCGTCCCCTCCTCGGAGGAGGTCCGCGAGGTGCTTCGGCCGGACGCCAGCGACGAGGAGCTGGCTTCGCTGGAGTATGTCGAGTTCGTCGAGGACAAGGTCGGCGAGGTGCCGCCACCACCACCGGAGGCGGCCGGTCGCCTCGACGACCAGCTGATCTTCTTCGCGGAGGAGGCCGGCTTCGGGCGGATGTCGATCCCGGACGCGGTCGACGCCTACTTCCAGGAAGCCACAAACATCCTCGGCTGAGCGACGCGCCCGGCAGTTCCTGAACGCGTGGAGGCAGACACATGGTGACCGCCACGCCGCCGCCGACGACCTCCGCCACCGGTGCCGACTCCGGCACCGGTGGCGAGGCCGCCGACGCGGCGGCCCGAAGCCGGCGTGCGGCCAGCGCCCGGCGCCGCAGCAACCGTGCGGTGCTGCTGTTCCTGGCGCCCTGGTTCATTGGCCTATTTGGACTGACGCTCGGTCCGATCGTCGCGTCGCTCTACCTGTCGTTCACCGATTTCCAGTTGCTGCGCGGGATCGGGGAGGCCGAGTGGGTGGGGCTGGAGCACTACCAGAACCTCGCCGACGATCGTCACTACCGCAACGCGGTCCGAGTCACGCTGATCTATGTGCTGGTCTCGGTGCCGCTGGCGACCCTGGCCGCCCTGCTGGTGGCGGTGATGCTGAGCGGTAAGCGGCGCGGCATCGGCCTCTACCGGTCGACCTACTATCTGCCCTCGCTGCTGGGCGGCAGCGTCGCGGTGGCCGTGTTGTGGCGGCAGATCTTCGGGTCGGACGGGCTGGTCAATCAGCTGCTGGCCGCCTCCCGGCTGGATCAGGTGCTGGAGTGGTTCGGCATCCCGGCCGGCACGGTCTGGATCTCCAATCCGGACTACGCCATCTACACCCTGATCGTGTTGAACATCTGGCAGTTCGGCGCCCCCATGGTGATCTTCCTCGCCGGCATCAAGCAGATCCCGCAGGATCTGTTGGAGGCCGCGGAGGTGGACGGCGCCGGCCGGGTCGCCCGATTCTGGCGGGTCACGGTGCCGCTGCTCTCGCCGCTGATCTTCTTCAACCTGGTGCTGGGGACGATCAACGCGTTCAAGGCGTTCACCCCGGCGTACATCATCAGCGGCGGGACCGGCGGGCCCTCCGACGGCACGCTCTTCTACACGCTGTATCTCTACCGGGTGGGCTTCGAATACTTCGACATGAGCCGGGCCTCGGCCATGGCCTGGGTGCTGCTGGCGGCGATCGCGCTGTTCACCGCCGGGATGTTCTTCACCGCCCGGTACTGGGTCTACTACGGGGATCAGGTGAAAGTCCGATGAGCGTACCTCCGGTGACGACCGCGACGGTGGCGTCGACGCCGCGCCGGCCGCGCGGCAAGGTGCTCCCCCGGCTGGTGGTCCACACGCTGTTGATCGCCGGCGCGCTGGTGATGATCTACCCGCTGTTGTGGCTGGTGGCCAGTTCGCTGCGGGGCCCGGAGGAGGTCTTCCGGGAGACCGGGCTGATCCCGTGGAATCCCCGGTTCGAGAATTATCTCAACGGGTGGACGGCGCTCACCTTCGACTTCAGCCGCTTCTACATCAACTCGCTGCTGATCTCGACGCTGGCGGTGTTCGGGAACCTGGCGGCCTGCTCGATGGCGGCGTACGCGTTCGCCCGGATCCGGTTCCGGCTCCGGGGGATGTGGTTCGCGATCATGCTAATAACGCTGATGCTGCCGATTCACGTCCTGATCGTGCCGCAGTACGTGATCTTCCACCGGCTGGGCTGGATCGACAGCATCCTGCCGCTGACGGTGCCACATCTGCTGGCGGTCGACGCCTTCTTCATCTTCCTGATGGTCCAGTTCATCCGGGGCATCCCGGTCGAGCTGGACGACGCGGCGCGCATCGACGGGTGCGGGCACGTGCAGATCTTCCTCCGGATCATCCTGCCGCTGATGAAGCCCGCGCTGGTCACCACGGCGATCTTCACGTTCATCTGGAGCTGGGACAACTTTTTCGCCCAGCTGATCTTCCTCAATTCGCCCCGCAACTACACCGTACCGTTGGCGTTGCAGGCCTTCCTGGACTCCACCGGGCGCTCGAACTGGCCGGAGCTGCTGGCGATGTCCACGCTGGCGCTGGTACCGATCTTCGTGATCTTCCTGCTGCTACAGCGCCGGCTCACCGAAGGGATCGCCACCACCGGCCTGAAGGCCTGAGGGCACCGCCTACGCTTGGGACGTTTTAACGGCGGGTGGAGAGCGGAGGCACACGGTGGCGACCCCGATGGTGAGTATTCGGGAGGTGGCGAGCCAGGCCGGAGTATCGGTCGGGACGGTCTCGAACGTGCTCAACCGACCGGAGATCGTGGCGCCCTCCACCCGGGCCCGGGTTCGGCAGGCCATCACCGAGCTCGGGTTCGTCCCGAACGCGTCGGCGCGGCAGCTGCGCCGGGGCCGCGGGCGGGCGCTGGGCCTGGTGGTGCTCGACGTCGCGAACCCGTTCTTCACCGACGTCGCCCGCGGTGTCGATGAAGCGACCAGCGACGCCGGCATGGCGGTCATCTTCTGCAACAGCAACGGCAGCGCCACCCGGGAGGCGGCCTATCTGGACCTGCTGGAGGAGCAGCGGGTGCAGGGGGTGCTGATCACCCCGATCGACGACGCCAACGAGCGGTTCCTGGAGCTGCGCGACCGCGGCATCCTGGTGGTGTTGCTGGACCGGATGGCCCGCCGACCCGACCTGTGCAGCGTGTCGGTCGACGACGAGCACGGTGGCGAGCTGGCGATGCGCCACCTGCTGGAGGTGGGGCACCGCCGGATCGCGTTCATCGGTGGTCCGCTGCGGCTGCAGCAGGTACGCGACCGTTATGAAGGGGCGTTGCGGGCGATCCGGGCCGCCGGGATGGCTGACGAAGAGCTGCGGGTGTTGGAGACTCCGGCGACCACCGTGCCGGCCGGCCGGGACGCCGCGGGCCGGCTGTTGGGCCTGCCCCGCGAGCAGCGCGCGACCGCGGTCTTCTGCGCCAACGATCTGCTCGCGCTCGGGGTGTTGCAGGGCCTGACCCGGCAACGGGTCCGGGTGCCGTCCGACATCGCGATCGTGGGCTACGACGACATCGACTTCGCGGCGGCTGCGGCGGTGCCGATCTCGTCGGTACGCCAGCCGCGCCAACGGCTCGGCCGGGTCGCGGCGGAGCTGTTGATGGACGAGGCGAATCAGCCCGACACCCACCAGCACCGACAGGTGGTGTTCGAGCCGGAGCTGGTGGTCCGCGAGTCCAGCCAGCCCGATCCGGTGGAGTACCCGGGCGGCTGATTCCCGCTCCGGGCAGGAGTTTCCGGAAACTCCGACCGGTTGACAGTCGCTCGCCGCCGCCCGTAGGCTAAGCGGCAGTTGAAACGGTTCATCTCCTTCCGCAACGGGGTGTCGCCAGGCAATGCAACGCGTCTGTTTCCGACTCCGGGTCAAGCCGGAGCGCCTCGCCGAGTACAAACGCCGCCACGCCGCCGTCTGGCCGGAGATGCTGGCCGCGCTGCGCGACGCCGGCTGGCACGACTACTCGCTCTTTCTCCACGACGACGGGTTGCTGGTGGGTTACTTCCGCACCCCCGACCTGACCGCGGCCCTGGCCGCGATGGAGCAGACCGAGGTCAACCAGCGTTGGCAGGCCGAGATGGCGCCGTTCTTCGAGTCTCTCGACGGCCGCCGGCCCGACCAGGGTTTCGAGGTGCTCGAAGAGATTTTCAACCTGGCAGACCAGCTCACCAACGAGCCAGAGAGGCACCAACCGTGACCGACGTCAAACAGGTCCTGCGGACGCAACGGATCGAGACGCCATCCTGGGGGTACGCCAACTCCGGCACCCGGTTCAAGGTCTTTCCCCAGCAGGGGGTGCCGCGGGACCCGTACGAGAAGGTCGCCGACGCGGCCACGGTGCACCGCTTCACCGGCGTGGCCCCGACCGTGGCGCTGCATATCCCGTGGGACACAGTGGATGACTACCAGAAGCTCGCGAGCTACGCCCGAGAGGTCGGCGTCGGGCTCGGGACCATCAACTCCAACGTCTTCCAGGACCCCGACTACATGCTGGGCAGCGTCACCCACCCCGACCCGCGGGTCCGCCGCAAGGCCACCGACCATCTGCTGGCGTGCGTCGACATCATGGACGCCACCGGCTCCCGGG carries:
- a CDS encoding carbohydrate ABC transporter permease — encoded protein: MVTATPPPTTSATGADSGTGGEAADAAARSRRAASARRRSNRAVLLFLAPWFIGLFGLTLGPIVASLYLSFTDFQLLRGIGEAEWVGLEHYQNLADDRHYRNAVRVTLIYVLVSVPLATLAALLVAVMLSGKRRGIGLYRSTYYLPSLLGGSVAVAVLWRQIFGSDGLVNQLLAASRLDQVLEWFGIPAGTVWISNPDYAIYTLIVLNIWQFGAPMVIFLAGIKQIPQDLLEAAEVDGAGRVARFWRVTVPLLSPLIFFNLVLGTINAFKAFTPAYIISGGTGGPSDGTLFYTLYLYRVGFEYFDMSRASAMAWVLLAAIALFTAGMFFTARYWVYYGDQVKVR
- a CDS encoding L-rhamnose mutarotase gives rise to the protein MQRVCFRLRVKPERLAEYKRRHAAVWPEMLAALRDAGWHDYSLFLHDDGLLVGYFRTPDLTAALAAMEQTEVNQRWQAEMAPFFESLDGRRPDQGFEVLEEIFNLADQLTNEPERHQP
- a CDS encoding carbohydrate ABC transporter permease, coding for MSVPPVTTATVASTPRRPRGKVLPRLVVHTLLIAGALVMIYPLLWLVASSLRGPEEVFRETGLIPWNPRFENYLNGWTALTFDFSRFYINSLLISTLAVFGNLAACSMAAYAFARIRFRLRGMWFAIMLITLMLPIHVLIVPQYVIFHRLGWIDSILPLTVPHLLAVDAFFIFLMVQFIRGIPVELDDAARIDGCGHVQIFLRIILPLMKPALVTTAIFTFIWSWDNFFAQLIFLNSPRNYTVPLALQAFLDSTGRSNWPELLAMSTLALVPIFVIFLLLQRRLTEGIATTGLKA
- a CDS encoding ABC transporter substrate-binding protein, whose protein sequence is MRRISRRRLLGGAVLLGAGATGLTSLTACGNGGGSGSGSGSNLRFAWWGNPDRDRRTQAAVDQFVARADRGVDTEPSNWDDYWSRLATQISGGNPPDLMQMDYQYIAEYAGRGALLELDDYVPDPLDLSAVPEEAVENGRIGGTLYGITMGYNTFAMMKNLQVIRDAGVDEPDHTLTWSEFAELCREIGNNTPSGVFGTQNAMGSKETLECWLHQRGKALFTADGQLGYDPADLEEWFEFWQELAETGGAVDMETTSEALPDLSDWEVPSGRGAFNFHWSNIYPAFVDVSADEIGIGMYPQGDGAGAQPGQYYKASMLLSIPSAADDPDAAAELLQALVLDAEIAAELGFERGVPSSEEVREVLRPDASDEELASLEYVEFVEDKVGEVPPPPPEAAGRLDDQLIFFAEEAGFGRMSIPDAVDAYFQEATNILG
- a CDS encoding LacI family DNA-binding transcriptional regulator, with translation MATPMVSIREVASQAGVSVGTVSNVLNRPEIVAPSTRARVRQAITELGFVPNASARQLRRGRGRALGLVVLDVANPFFTDVARGVDEATSDAGMAVIFCNSNGSATREAAYLDLLEEQRVQGVLITPIDDANERFLELRDRGILVVLLDRMARRPDLCSVSVDDEHGGELAMRHLLEVGHRRIAFIGGPLRLQQVRDRYEGALRAIRAAGMADEELRVLETPATTVPAGRDAAGRLLGLPREQRATAVFCANDLLALGVLQGLTRQRVRVPSDIAIVGYDDIDFAAAAAVPISSVRQPRQRLGRVAAELLMDEANQPDTHQHRQVVFEPELVVRESSQPDPVEYPGG
- a CDS encoding DUF624 domain-containing protein, which codes for MIVDHLALSLLWLVSCLGIITAPAGTLALSQVAAQRAAGADPGTGGAFLAAFRRHFVGSLALGIGWAALGCLLVLDVFIAVQIGPPTGDILLVALLALLLGYALITAALPAAAITFDTTPLRLVRLTTLTVLLAPGRAILGLGTLAAAIGVVWLIPLSLVIVPSVTAALLHRLYRGALNRFPAGTRRPETAPTRATALATPATAVRP